A stretch of the Dyella telluris genome encodes the following:
- a CDS encoding dihydrofolate reductase family protein — MSKLRVQSFSLSLDGYGAGPDQDLDNPLGVGGVGLMGWFFATRVWQRMYGTGDGETGVDNTMAERGFEGIGAWILGRNMFGPVRGPWPDESWKGWWGDEPPYHVPVFVLTHHARPSITMQGGTTFHFVTDGIHAALEQARAAAGGRDVRLGGGVATVRQYLQARLIDELHLAVGPVLLGRGENLYDGLDFPALGYECAETVAGERATHVILRRA, encoded by the coding sequence ATGAGCAAACTTCGCGTGCAGAGCTTTTCCCTGTCGCTGGACGGGTATGGCGCCGGACCCGACCAGGATCTGGACAATCCGCTCGGTGTCGGCGGTGTCGGCCTGATGGGGTGGTTCTTCGCCACCCGCGTGTGGCAACGCATGTACGGCACCGGCGACGGGGAAACCGGTGTGGACAACACCATGGCCGAACGCGGCTTTGAAGGCATCGGCGCATGGATCCTCGGACGCAACATGTTCGGCCCCGTGCGGGGGCCCTGGCCCGATGAAAGCTGGAAAGGCTGGTGGGGTGACGAACCGCCGTACCACGTACCGGTGTTCGTGCTGACTCACCATGCGCGGCCATCCATCACCATGCAGGGCGGCACCACGTTCCACTTCGTCACCGACGGCATTCACGCCGCACTCGAGCAGGCACGTGCGGCAGCGGGTGGAAGGGATGTGCGCCTGGGCGGCGGTGTCGCCACGGTGCGGCAATACCTGCAGGCGCGGCTGATCGACGAACTGCATCTGGCCGTGGGGCCGGTGCTGCTGGGACGCGGCGAAAACCTGTACGACGGGCTGGACTTTCCCGCGCTCGGTTACGAATGCGCCGAAACCGTCGCGGGTGAACGCGCGACCCACGTCATCCTGCGGCGCGCATGA